In the genome of Natronorubrum sediminis, one region contains:
- a CDS encoding CoA-transferase subunit beta gives MTYTNSELMVVSAARELTDDDSVLVGIGMPNLACNVAKRTHAPGLQMMYESGTIGSNPESPPLSIGDPGLASGALSIEPMANGFNYYLQANRLDVGFLGGAQIDKHGNINSTVIGDYDDPAVRLPGSGGACEIACHVDRTLVVTPHSERRFPEEVDFITSPGFVGGREGRRELGLEGGPEAIITDLAVCRFDEAGEMYVDSLHPEATREEVRENTGWDIAFADDVKTTPEPDDEELRIIREDLDPDGQYTGRSE, from the coding sequence ATGACGTACACGAACAGCGAACTGATGGTCGTATCGGCGGCACGAGAACTCACGGACGACGATTCGGTCCTGGTAGGGATCGGAATGCCGAACCTCGCCTGTAACGTCGCGAAGCGAACGCACGCGCCAGGGTTACAGATGATGTACGAGTCGGGGACGATCGGCTCGAATCCGGAGTCCCCGCCGTTGTCGATCGGCGATCCGGGGCTGGCCTCCGGTGCACTCTCGATCGAACCGATGGCGAACGGTTTCAACTACTATCTGCAAGCGAATCGCCTCGACGTGGGCTTCCTCGGCGGCGCACAGATCGACAAGCACGGAAATATCAATTCGACGGTCATCGGCGACTACGACGATCCGGCCGTCCGACTGCCGGGTAGCGGCGGGGCCTGTGAGATCGCGTGTCACGTCGATCGCACACTGGTCGTCACGCCCCACTCAGAGCGACGATTCCCCGAGGAGGTCGACTTCATCACGAGTCCCGGCTTCGTCGGCGGCCGCGAGGGACGGCGGGAACTCGGCCTCGAGGGCGGCCCCGAGGCCATCATCACCGATCTCGCCGTCTGTCGCTTCGACGAAGCGGGTGAGATGTACGTCGACTCGCTCCATCCGGAGGCCACCCGCGAGGAAGTTCGCGAGAACACTGGCTGGGACATCGCCTTCGCCGACGACGTGAAGACGACGCCCGAACCCGACGACGAGGAACTGCGAATCATTCGCGAGGATCTCGACCCAGACGGGCAGTACACGGGCCGGAGCGAATAA